A genomic segment from Acipenser ruthenus chromosome 5, fAciRut3.2 maternal haplotype, whole genome shotgun sequence encodes:
- the dnph1 gene encoding 2'-deoxynucleoside 5'-phosphate N-hydrolase 1, which yields MKMTFNIYFCGSIRGGRQDVEIYQKIVQKLQQYGKVLTEHVSCSGLSEKGEVAVPQGDKSIHDRDVEWLEESDVIVAEVTQPSLGVGYELGRAVAMNKKILCLFRPSSGRVLSAMIRGAENRAKFLVRDYTSEEVEGIIDEYFSSD from the exons atgaaaatgacTTTCAACATATACTTTTGCGGCAGCATCCGAGGAGGGAGGCAGGACGTGGAGATTTATCAGAAGATCGTGCAGAAGCTGCAACAATACGGAAAAGTTCTAACAGAGCACGTCAGCTGCAGTGGTTTGTCCGAGAAAG GGGAGGTTGCTGTCCCACAGGGAGACAAGTCCATTCACGACAGGGATGTGGAGTGGCTGGAGGAGTCTGATG TGATTGTAGCAGAGGTGACGCAACCTTCCCTTGGGGTTGGGTATGAGCTTGGGAGGGCTGTCGCCATGAATAAGAAGATTCTCTGCCTTTTCCGCCCTTCATCGGGTAGAG TTCTTTCTGCTATGATCAGGGGAGCAGAAAACAGAGCCAAGTTCCTGGTGCGGGACTACACAAGCGAAGAAGTTGAAGGAATCATAGATGAATATTTCAGCAGTGACTGA